A window of Streptomyces marispadix contains these coding sequences:
- a CDS encoding COG4315 family predicted lipoprotein — protein sequence MSDSSRTDVTSTGTDVRSTGLGFRWRSVVAVAAALLVLGACGGDGDGGGSGGSTPSEHGESSTKAKTVTARSTDLGKVLAGGQEKTLYLFEKDKGPKSTCAGGCAQAWPPMIVKGKPVAGSGGVKKGLLGTSRRDDGKTQVTYKGRPLYYFQGDQKSSQTNGQGLDQFGAKWYALAPDGKAVKKKAKDGGGGGGY from the coding sequence ATGAGTGACAGCAGCCGGACGGACGTCACGAGCACGGGCACCGACGTGAGGAGCACGGGCCTGGGCTTCCGCTGGCGGTCCGTCGTCGCGGTCGCCGCGGCCCTGCTCGTACTCGGCGCATGCGGAGGCGACGGCGACGGCGGCGGCTCGGGAGGCTCGACACCGAGCGAGCACGGGGAGAGCTCCACGAAGGCCAAGACGGTGACCGCGCGTTCGACGGACCTGGGGAAGGTGCTCGCGGGCGGTCAGGAGAAGACCCTCTATCTCTTCGAGAAGGACAAGGGCCCCAAGTCGACGTGCGCGGGCGGCTGTGCGCAGGCGTGGCCGCCGATGATCGTGAAGGGCAAGCCCGTCGCGGGGAGCGGCGGCGTGAAGAAGGGTCTGCTCGGCACGTCCCGGCGCGACGACGGCAAGACCCAGGTCACCTACAAGGGACGCCCCCTCTACTACTTCCAGGGCGACCAGAAGTCCTCGCAGACCAACGGCCAGGGACTCGATCAGTTCGGAGCGAAGTGGTACGCGCTGGCCCCCGACGGCAAGGCCGTGAAGAAGAAGGCGAAGGACGGCGGCGGTGGCGGCGGTTACTGA